One Mycolicibacter sp. MU0083 DNA window includes the following coding sequences:
- the aceA gene encoding isocitrate lyase, with protein MSTVGTPKSPEQIQHDWDHNPRWKGVKRTYTAEDVVALQGHVVEEHTLARRGAEVLWEQLHSLDYINALGALTGNMAVQQVRAGLKAIYLSGWQVAGDANLSGHTYPDQSLYPANSVPQVVRRINNALLRADEIAKVEGDTSVDNWLAPIVADGEAGFGGALNVYELQKAMIAAGVAGSHWEDQLASEKKCGHLGGKVLIPTQQHIRTLTSARLAADVAGVPTVVIARTDAEAATLITSDVDERDQPFITGDRTAEGFYRVRNGVEPCIARAKAYAPYADLIWMETGKPDLELAKKFAEGVKAEFPDQMLAYNCSPSFNWKQHLDDATIAKFQNELGAMGFKFQFITLAGFHALNYSMFDLAHGYARNQMSAYVELQEREFAAESRGYTATKHQREVGAGYFDRIATTVDPASSTTALAGSTEEGQFH; from the coding sequence ATGTCGACTGTCGGCACTCCGAAGAGCCCCGAGCAGATTCAGCACGACTGGGACCACAACCCCCGGTGGAAGGGCGTCAAGCGCACCTACACCGCCGAGGACGTCGTCGCGCTGCAGGGTCACGTCGTCGAGGAGCACACCCTGGCCCGCCGCGGCGCCGAGGTGCTGTGGGAGCAGCTGCACAGCCTGGACTACATCAACGCCCTGGGTGCGCTGACCGGCAACATGGCCGTCCAGCAGGTCCGGGCCGGCCTGAAGGCCATCTACCTGTCCGGGTGGCAGGTCGCCGGTGACGCCAACCTGAGCGGCCACACCTACCCCGACCAGAGCCTGTACCCGGCCAACTCGGTCCCGCAGGTGGTGCGCCGGATCAACAACGCACTGCTGCGTGCCGACGAGATCGCCAAGGTCGAGGGTGACACCTCGGTGGACAACTGGCTGGCCCCGATCGTGGCCGACGGTGAGGCCGGCTTCGGTGGCGCCCTCAACGTCTACGAGCTGCAGAAGGCGATGATCGCCGCCGGTGTCGCCGGTTCGCACTGGGAGGACCAGCTGGCCTCGGAGAAGAAGTGTGGCCACCTGGGCGGCAAGGTGCTGATCCCCACCCAGCAGCACATCCGCACGCTGACCTCGGCCCGGCTGGCCGCCGACGTGGCCGGTGTGCCGACCGTGGTGATCGCCCGCACCGACGCCGAGGCCGCCACCCTGATCACCTCCGACGTCGACGAGCGCGACCAGCCGTTCATCACCGGTGACCGGACCGCCGAGGGCTTCTACCGGGTCCGCAACGGCGTGGAGCCGTGCATCGCCCGGGCCAAGGCCTACGCGCCCTACGCCGACCTGATCTGGATGGAGACCGGCAAGCCGGACCTGGAGCTCGCGAAGAAGTTCGCCGAGGGCGTCAAGGCCGAGTTCCCCGACCAGATGCTGGCCTACAACTGCTCGCCGTCGTTCAACTGGAAGCAGCACCTCGACGACGCCACCATCGCCAAGTTCCAGAACGAGCTGGGTGCGATGGGCTTCAAGTTCCAGTTCATCACGCTGGCCGGCTTCCACGCGCTGAACTACTCGATGTTCGATCTGGCCCACGGCTACGCCCGCAACCAGATGAGCGCCTACGTCGAGCTGCAGGAGCGCGAGTTCGCCGCCGAGTCGCGTGGCTACACCGCCACCAAGCACCAGCGCGAGGTGGGTGCGGGTTACTTCGACCGGATCGCCACCACCGTCGACCCGGCGTCGTCGACCACCGCGCTGGCCGGCTCCACCGAAGAGGGCCAGTTCCACTGA
- a CDS encoding TetR/AcrR family transcriptional regulator has translation MAEQRQVGTAKTDGRKRRWHQHKVDRRNDLIDGTIEAIRRRGQYVSMDEIAAEIGVSKTVLYRYFVDKNDLTTAVMMRFTQATLIPNMAKALSSNMDGFDLTREIIRVYVDTVASEPEPYRFVMANSSAAKSKVIADSERIIARMLAVMLRLRMNAVGMDTGGVEPWSYMIVGAVQLATHSWLLNPRMSADELIDYLTMFAWSALYGIVEAGGSLKGFNAGSHPSPTLPWRRGDDAPQPDTQ, from the coding sequence GTGGCAGAACAGCGCCAGGTCGGCACCGCCAAGACCGACGGTCGGAAGCGGCGCTGGCACCAGCACAAGGTCGACCGTCGAAACGACCTCATCGACGGCACGATCGAGGCCATCCGGCGTCGTGGCCAGTACGTGAGCATGGACGAGATCGCCGCCGAGATCGGCGTGTCCAAAACCGTCCTCTACCGGTATTTCGTCGACAAGAACGACCTGACCACCGCGGTGATGATGCGGTTCACCCAGGCCACCCTGATCCCCAACATGGCCAAGGCGCTGTCGTCGAACATGGACGGCTTCGACCTGACCCGCGAGATCATCCGGGTCTACGTCGACACCGTGGCATCGGAGCCCGAGCCGTACCGGTTCGTGATGGCCAACAGTTCGGCGGCCAAGAGCAAGGTGATCGCCGACTCCGAACGGATCATCGCCCGGATGCTCGCGGTGATGCTGCGGTTGCGGATGAACGCCGTCGGGATGGACACCGGCGGTGTCGAACCGTGGTCGTACATGATCGTCGGCGCGGTGCAACTGGCCACGCACTCGTGGTTGCTGAACCCGCGGATGAGTGCCGACGAGCTGATCGACTACCTGACCATGTTCGCTTGGAGCGCCCTGTACGGGATCGTCGAGGCGGGCGGCTCGCTGAAGGGCTTCAACGCGGGATCCCACCCGTCGCCGACGCTGCCGTGGCGACGGGGGGACGACGCTCCGCAGCCCGATACTCAGTAG
- a CDS encoding acyl-[acyl-carrier-protein] thioesterase encodes MQQIPERTGLAKVMMPVPDPHPDVFERQWPLRVADIDRTGRLRMDAAARHIQDVGQDQLREMGYEATHPLWVVRRTMMDLLAPIEFQDMLRVRRWCSGTSNRWCEMRVRVDGKRGGGLIESEAFWININRETQGPARISEDFLAGLKRTTTVDRLRWKAYLKAGGRADADEIHEFPVRFTDIDLFDHMNNSVYWSVVEDYLSSYPELLTAPLRVTLEHDAPVALGDKLEIVSHVHPAGSTEMFGPELADRTVRTLTYLVGEEVKALAAIFPL; translated from the coding sequence ATGCAGCAGATACCGGAGCGGACCGGCTTGGCCAAGGTGATGATGCCGGTGCCGGATCCCCATCCGGACGTGTTCGAGCGCCAATGGCCGCTGCGGGTCGCCGACATCGACCGCACCGGCCGGCTCCGGATGGACGCCGCCGCCCGGCACATCCAGGACGTCGGCCAGGACCAGTTGCGCGAGATGGGATACGAGGCGACCCATCCGCTGTGGGTCGTCCGGCGCACGATGATGGACCTGCTCGCACCGATCGAGTTTCAGGACATGCTGCGGGTGCGCCGCTGGTGTTCGGGCACCTCCAACCGCTGGTGCGAGATGCGGGTGCGCGTGGACGGGAAGCGCGGCGGCGGCCTGATCGAGTCCGAGGCGTTCTGGATCAACATCAACCGGGAGACCCAGGGGCCGGCGCGCATCTCCGAGGACTTCCTGGCCGGGTTGAAGCGCACCACCACCGTCGACCGGCTGCGGTGGAAGGCCTACCTGAAGGCGGGCGGCCGCGCCGACGCCGACGAGATCCACGAGTTCCCGGTCCGGTTCACCGACATCGACCTGTTCGACCACATGAACAACTCGGTGTACTGGAGCGTGGTGGAGGACTACCTGTCGAGCTATCCGGAGCTGCTGACCGCGCCGTTGCGGGTCACCCTGGAGCACGACGCCCCGGTGGCGCTGGGCGACAAACTAGAGATCGTCTCGCATGTGCACCCCGCCGGGTCGACCGAGATGTTCGGGCCCGAGCTGGCCGATCGCACTGTTAGAACGCTCACATACCTGGTGGGCGAAGAGGTCAAAGCGCTCGCCGCGATCTTCCCGCTGTAA
- a CDS encoding 3-hydroxybutyryl-CoA dehydrogenase, with product MSIQRVGVIGAGQMGAGIAEVSARAGVEVKVFETTDALVTAGRNRIVKSLDRGVSAGKITERERDDAVGNLTFTTDLGELADRQLVIEAVIEDDAVKSKIFAELDRVITDPDAVLASNTSSIPIMKIAAATANPQRVLGLHFFNPVPVLPLVELVSTLVTDAGAVDRTEQFASAVLGKQVVRCNDRSGFVVNALLVPYLLSAVRMLESGFATAEDIDKAIVAGLSHPMGPLRLSDLVGLDTLKLIADKMYEEFKEPLYAAPPLLLRMVEAGQLGKKSGRGFYTY from the coding sequence GTGTCGATCCAACGAGTAGGTGTCATCGGAGCCGGCCAGATGGGCGCCGGCATCGCCGAGGTGTCGGCGCGGGCCGGCGTCGAGGTCAAGGTCTTCGAGACCACCGACGCACTGGTCACCGCCGGCCGCAACCGGATCGTCAAATCGCTGGATCGCGGTGTGAGCGCGGGCAAGATCACCGAACGCGAGCGCGACGACGCCGTCGGCAACCTGACCTTCACCACCGACCTGGGTGAGCTGGCCGATCGGCAGCTGGTGATCGAGGCCGTCATCGAGGACGACGCCGTGAAGTCGAAGATCTTCGCCGAACTAGACCGGGTCATCACCGACCCCGACGCGGTGCTCGCATCGAACACCTCCTCCATCCCGATCATGAAGATCGCCGCCGCCACCGCCAACCCGCAGCGGGTGCTGGGTCTGCACTTCTTCAACCCCGTTCCGGTGCTGCCGCTGGTCGAGCTGGTCAGCACGCTGGTCACCGACGCCGGCGCCGTCGACCGAACCGAGCAGTTCGCCAGCGCGGTGCTGGGCAAGCAGGTGGTGCGCTGCAACGACCGGTCCGGCTTCGTGGTCAACGCCCTGCTGGTGCCCTACCTGCTCTCGGCGGTGCGGATGCTGGAGTCCGGATTCGCCACCGCCGAGGACATCGACAAGGCCATCGTGGCCGGGCTGTCGCACCCGATGGGCCCGCTGCGGCTGTCCGACCTGGTCGGCCTGGACACGCTGAAGCTGATCGCCGACAAGATGTACGAGGAGTTCAAGGAGCCGCTCTACGCCGCGCCGCCACTGCTGCTGCGCATGGTCGAGGCCGGCCAGCTCGGCAAGAAGTCCGGCCGGGGTTTCTACACCTACTGA
- a CDS encoding helix-turn-helix domain-containing protein produces MSQDDKLTAVVSTAAADIGSFIRAQREAAQVSIRQLADKAGVSNPYLSQVERGLRKPSADVLNQIAKALRVSAEVLYVRAGILEPSEKSEVRDAVISDAAITERQKQVLLDIYTSFVQQNEAEGEETTTD; encoded by the coding sequence GTGTCGCAGGACGACAAGCTCACCGCAGTGGTCTCCACGGCGGCCGCGGATATCGGTAGCTTCATCCGCGCCCAGCGCGAAGCCGCGCAGGTGTCCATCCGGCAGCTGGCCGACAAGGCCGGCGTCAGCAACCCGTATCTGAGCCAGGTGGAACGTGGGTTGCGCAAGCCCTCTGCCGACGTCCTCAATCAGATCGCCAAGGCCCTGCGGGTCTCCGCCGAGGTGCTCTACGTACGGGCGGGAATCTTGGAGCCGAGCGAGAAGAGCGAGGTCCGCGACGCCGTGATCTCCGATGCGGCGATCACGGAACGGCAAAAGCAGGTTCTGCTCGACATCTACACGTCGTTCGTCCAGCAGAACGAAGCCGAGGGTGAGGAGACGACAACTGACTGA
- a CDS encoding DUF445 domain-containing protein, with protein MADDGGVVQPENQSSWSGAVQAVHSLAESFAGADPAADAVRLRDLRRMKTVALGFLLGATVVFALCRWAQSDGTAADWVGYVGAAAEAGMVGALADWFAVTALFKHPLGVPIPHTAIIKRKKDQLGEGLGTFVRENFLSPPVIETKLRDAQIAGRVGKWLAEPAHAERVAAETATVLRVLIEMLRDDDVQDVIDRMIVQRIAEPNWGPPVGRVLGSLLAENRQEALIQLLADRAFQWSLNAGEVIQRVVERDSPTWSPRFVDHLVGDRIHRELMDFTDKVRRDPQHELRRSATRFLFEFADDLQHDQATIAKAEAVKEQLMARDEVANAAATAWRTLKRLVLDGVDDPSGALRTRVAATVVQIGESLRDKAELRDKVDNWIVRAAQHLVGHYGVEITAIITETIERWDAAEASRRIELHVGRDLQFIRINGTVVGALAGLAIYSIAQLMF; from the coding sequence ATGGCGGATGATGGTGGCGTGGTGCAGCCAGAGAACCAGTCGAGTTGGTCCGGTGCCGTGCAGGCGGTGCACTCGTTGGCGGAGTCCTTCGCCGGTGCCGATCCCGCCGCGGACGCCGTGCGATTGCGTGACCTGCGCCGGATGAAAACGGTGGCCCTGGGCTTCCTGCTCGGTGCGACCGTCGTCTTCGCACTGTGCCGGTGGGCGCAGTCGGACGGGACGGCCGCCGACTGGGTGGGCTACGTCGGGGCCGCCGCGGAGGCCGGCATGGTCGGCGCGCTGGCGGACTGGTTCGCGGTCACCGCGTTGTTCAAGCATCCGCTGGGGGTGCCGATCCCGCACACCGCGATCATCAAGCGGAAGAAGGACCAGCTCGGGGAGGGGCTGGGGACGTTCGTGCGGGAGAACTTCCTGTCGCCGCCGGTGATCGAGACCAAGCTGCGCGATGCGCAGATCGCCGGCCGGGTCGGCAAGTGGCTGGCGGAGCCGGCGCACGCCGAGCGGGTGGCCGCCGAGACCGCGACGGTGCTCCGGGTGCTGATCGAGATGCTGCGCGACGACGACGTGCAGGACGTGATCGACCGGATGATCGTGCAACGCATCGCCGAACCGAATTGGGGGCCGCCGGTCGGCAGGGTGCTGGGCTCGCTGCTGGCCGAAAACCGCCAGGAAGCCCTGATCCAGCTCCTGGCCGACCGGGCCTTCCAGTGGTCGCTCAACGCCGGTGAGGTCATCCAGCGGGTGGTCGAGCGGGACTCACCGACCTGGTCGCCGCGCTTCGTCGACCACCTGGTCGGTGACCGGATCCACCGGGAGCTGATGGACTTCACCGACAAGGTGCGCCGCGACCCCCAGCACGAGCTGCGTCGCAGCGCCACCCGCTTCCTGTTCGAGTTCGCCGACGACCTCCAGCACGACCAGGCGACCATCGCCAAGGCCGAGGCGGTCAAGGAGCAGCTGATGGCCCGCGACGAGGTCGCCAACGCCGCGGCGACGGCCTGGCGGACGCTCAAGCGGCTGGTGCTCGACGGCGTCGACGACCCCTCCGGTGCGCTGCGCACCCGGGTGGCGGCGACCGTGGTGCAGATCGGAGAGTCCTTGCGCGACAAGGCCGAACTGCGCGACAAGGTGGACAACTGGATCGTGCGCGCCGCGCAGCATCTGGTGGGCCACTACGGGGTGGAGATCACCGCCATCATCACCGAGACCATCGAGCGCTGGGATGCCGCCGAGGCCAGTCGGCGCATCGAACTGCACGTCGGACGGGACCTGCAGTTCATCCGGATCAACGGCACCGTCGTGGGTGCGCTGGCCGGGCTCGCGATCTATTCCATAGCCCAACTTATGTTCTGA